One stretch of Paenibacillus sp. AN1007 DNA includes these proteins:
- a CDS encoding MFS transporter, which produces MQTDIKPAKILRSPFFIAMWLTLFLVEIIKGALLVAVLPVYMDNILGLSAGVIGVAFALQYLGDNLFRAPSGWAAERIGFRATMVTALICTLIAVIMILFLKSALGLSMACLILGIGTSPLWPCAMTGVTAMSGPQNKNGTAMGALEMAALGGTGLGPVGMNWLLERTGHDYRTIFLILMGCAVLVILVAMILPGRVVVQGGQTGEAGDAAEGRTSAKQKYPAKPNLLTPFIRLQQSVKRTLHRVRSTLNVNPLVYPALFMQSFVIGLLSPVITLYTRTDLGISPNLYSLLLIAGGGITVIALLPVGKMVDRFGTKPFLNIGFLMAAASLFAFSALTSVPVVFGIVMLVGISYAMILPAWNAFVATLIPEGERGAIWGFFLTLQGSGMVVGPIVSGLLWDHISHPAPFAASAVVMAGLFVVHFVLARKPFRTAPTG; this is translated from the coding sequence ATGCAAACCGACATCAAACCAGCCAAAATCCTGAGATCGCCTTTTTTTATTGCGATGTGGCTGACACTTTTTCTGGTGGAGATTATCAAAGGGGCGCTGCTGGTCGCTGTTCTCCCCGTATATATGGATAATATTCTGGGGCTGTCCGCAGGCGTCATCGGTGTGGCTTTTGCCCTGCAGTATCTGGGAGATAATCTGTTCAGAGCACCTTCAGGCTGGGCGGCAGAACGCATCGGCTTTCGCGCTACGATGGTAACGGCTCTGATCTGTACGTTAATTGCCGTTATTATGATTCTTTTTCTCAAAAGTGCCCTCGGGCTGTCCATGGCATGTCTGATTCTTGGCATTGGTACATCACCGCTGTGGCCCTGTGCGATGACGGGAGTCACAGCAATGTCAGGCCCGCAAAATAAAAATGGTACAGCGATGGGTGCCCTGGAGATGGCGGCTTTGGGAGGAACAGGGCTTGGTCCTGTCGGTATGAATTGGCTGCTGGAACGTACCGGTCATGATTACCGTACGATCTTTCTTATCCTGATGGGCTGTGCTGTTTTGGTCATTCTTGTCGCCATGATACTGCCAGGACGTGTCGTTGTTCAGGGAGGCCAGACAGGAGAAGCGGGAGATGCTGCAGAAGGTCGAACGTCCGCGAAACAGAAGTATCCAGCCAAGCCGAATCTGCTCACCCCCTTTATACGCCTGCAGCAGAGCGTGAAGCGAACCTTACACCGGGTGCGAAGCACGCTTAATGTGAATCCGCTTGTGTATCCGGCGCTCTTCATGCAGTCATTCGTGATCGGCCTGCTTAGTCCTGTTATTACGCTGTACACTCGAACAGATCTAGGTATCTCACCGAACCTGTACAGCCTGCTGCTCATTGCAGGGGGAGGTATTACTGTCATTGCACTGCTTCCTGTAGGTAAAATGGTGGACCGATTTGGTACGAAACCGTTTTTGAACATCGGATTTTTGATGGCGGCTGCGAGTCTGTTTGCCTTCTCGGCATTAACATCCGTTCCGGTTGTTTTTGGCATCGTCATGCTTGTCGGTATCAGTTATGCCATGATACTTCCAGCCTGGAACGCGTTTGTTGCGACACTGATTCCTGAAGGGGAACGCGGGGCAATCTGGGGCTTTTTTCTAACGCTGCAGGGATCAGGTATGGTTGTTGGCCCCATCGTATCAGGACTTTTATGGGACCATATCAGTCATCCTGCGCCGTTTGCTGCCAGCGCTGTTGTGATGGCAGGACTTTTCGTGGTGCACTTTGTCTTGGCACGAAAGCCGTTCCGTACCGCCCCCACAGGGTAA
- a CDS encoding suppressor of fused domain protein, which yields MTYEQLSNEKRLSLDIRRTFLLGTYMNEWGMPESRMVLSKADRNIHVEIYFFPEAMQSGISRFVTVGLSQAIRPSGESVAAEWMLALQSDLGGVTADRVNSYLADLITHHIENVPNSVTPRVMKSSALAPVEWNADALLIDELRGENEALEQIYTGHETVPLLWVIPITAHEADLILEQGIEEFDAYVEGSDDSIIDPRRP from the coding sequence ATGACCTATGAACAGCTTTCAAACGAAAAACGGTTATCACTGGATATCCGAAGAACATTTCTTCTCGGAACCTATATGAATGAATGGGGCATGCCTGAGAGCAGAATGGTACTTTCCAAAGCAGATCGAAACATTCATGTGGAAATTTACTTTTTTCCTGAAGCGATGCAGTCCGGTATCTCTCGCTTTGTTACTGTAGGCTTGTCTCAAGCCATCCGGCCTTCAGGGGAATCAGTCGCTGCAGAGTGGATGCTTGCGCTGCAATCGGATCTAGGCGGTGTAACGGCAGATCGGGTCAACAGCTACCTTGCAGATTTGATCACACATCATATCGAAAATGTACCGAATTCCGTCACCCCCCGTGTGATGAAATCAAGTGCATTAGCACCTGTAGAATGGAATGCAGATGCCCTCTTAATCGATGAATTGAGGGGAGAAAACGAAGCTCTTGAACAGATATACACGGGCCATGAGACGGTTCCCCTGTTGTGGGTCATTCCAATCACTGCACATGAAGCCGATCTCATTCTGGAACAAGGGATTGAAGAATTCGATGCTTATGTGGAGGGTTCCGACGATTCCATTATCGATCCTCGGCGTCCTTAG
- the gndA gene encoding NADP-dependent phosphogluconate dehydrogenase, with protein sequence MTKQQIGVIGLAVMGKNLAFNIESRGFSVSVFNRSPEKTHDLLKEAEGRNLTGTFSIEEFVASLESPRKILIMVQAGKATDATIEQLLPHLDEGDIIIDGGNAYFPDTVRRSKELEDKGIRFIGTGVSGGEEGALKGPSIMPGGQESAYKLVEPILTAISAKVSDDPCCTYIGPDGAGHYVKMVHNGIEYGDMQLIGEAYHLLKSVLNVSVEELHEIFTEWNQGELDSYLIEITADIFSKYDPETGKPMVDVILDAAGQKGTGKWTSQSALDLGVPLSMITESVFSRFLSAMKDERIAASKILNGPKAETFSGDKKAFIESVRKALFASKIVSYAQGFAQMRAASDEYGWDLKYGNIAMIFRGGCIIRSQFLQNIKEAYDKDAALKNLLLDPYFQNIVESYQDAWREVVAAAVKQGIPVPGFSSALSYYDSYRTERLPANLLQAQRDYFGAHTFKRVDKEGSFHHNWME encoded by the coding sequence ATGACAAAACAACAAATCGGCGTAATCGGCCTGGCAGTCATGGGTAAAAATTTGGCCTTTAATATTGAAAGCAGAGGATTTTCAGTATCGGTATTTAACCGTTCGCCTGAGAAAACACATGACCTGCTGAAAGAAGCCGAAGGCAGAAACCTGACAGGTACATTCTCCATTGAAGAATTCGTAGCCTCCCTGGAATCCCCGCGCAAGATTCTGATCATGGTGCAGGCAGGTAAAGCCACAGATGCAACGATCGAGCAGCTTCTGCCTCACCTGGATGAAGGCGACATCATCATCGACGGCGGAAATGCATACTTCCCTGATACGGTTCGCCGCAGCAAAGAGCTGGAGGACAAAGGCATTCGCTTTATCGGTACAGGCGTATCCGGCGGCGAAGAAGGCGCACTGAAAGGCCCTTCCATTATGCCTGGCGGACAAGAAAGTGCTTATAAACTGGTAGAACCGATTCTCACGGCGATTTCGGCCAAAGTCAGTGACGACCCATGCTGTACATATATCGGACCAGACGGTGCCGGACACTACGTGAAAATGGTACATAACGGCATTGAATACGGTGACATGCAGTTAATCGGAGAAGCGTATCATTTGCTGAAATCGGTACTGAACGTATCGGTAGAGGAGCTGCATGAAATCTTCACAGAGTGGAACCAGGGAGAACTTGACAGCTATCTGATCGAAATTACAGCGGATATCTTCTCCAAATACGATCCGGAAACAGGCAAACCGATGGTGGATGTCATTCTGGATGCAGCTGGACAAAAAGGAACAGGCAAATGGACAAGCCAAAGCGCGCTGGATCTCGGCGTACCTTTGTCCATGATTACGGAATCCGTATTCTCCCGTTTCTTGTCTGCGATGAAAGACGAGCGGATCGCTGCAAGCAAAATCCTGAACGGACCTAAAGCAGAAACATTCTCCGGTGACAAAAAAGCATTTATCGAGAGCGTGCGCAAAGCGCTGTTCGCAAGTAAAATCGTATCTTATGCGCAGGGTTTCGCACAGATGCGTGCTGCATCTGACGAATACGGCTGGGATCTGAAATACGGTAACATCGCCATGATCTTCCGCGGTGGCTGTATCATCCGTTCGCAGTTCCTGCAAAACATCAAGGAAGCTTACGACAAAGACGCAGCTCTGAAAAACCTGCTGCTTGATCCATACTTCCAAAACATTGTGGAATCCTATCAGGATGCATGGCGTGAAGTGGTGGCCGCTGCGGTAAAACAAGGCATTCCGGTGCCTGGCTTCTCCAGCGCATTGTCCTACTACGACAGCTACCGCACAGAGCGTTTGCCAGCAAACCTGCTGCAGGCGCAGCGTGACTACTTCGGTGCACACACGTTCAAACGTGTGGACAAAGAAGGAAGCTTCCACCACAACTGGATGGAGTAA
- a CDS encoding shikimate kinase: MSKSKNIILIGMMGTGKSTVADMLSRELGYTLIDVDAAVEQEEGCTIPELFSSKGETYFRDAESRMLCSMLENDSQVIATGGGVVLRMENCEAMAANGWVVALTADPEVIVERVSGCDNRPLLAGNAEERIRTIMEERKDAYRFAHYTVDTTALSAAEVTHLILAHYRV, encoded by the coding sequence TTGAGCAAGTCTAAAAATATTATTCTCATCGGCATGATGGGGACTGGGAAGTCAACCGTCGCTGACATGCTGTCACGCGAACTGGGATACACGTTAATTGACGTAGATGCCGCGGTTGAACAGGAGGAAGGTTGTACGATTCCGGAATTATTTTCCAGTAAAGGCGAGACATATTTCCGTGATGCGGAGAGCCGGATGCTGTGTTCGATGCTGGAGAATGATTCACAGGTCATTGCAACTGGAGGCGGCGTTGTGCTTCGCATGGAGAATTGTGAAGCGATGGCAGCGAATGGCTGGGTTGTTGCGCTAACGGCAGATCCCGAGGTTATTGTGGAACGGGTGAGCGGCTGTGATAACCGACCCCTGCTTGCAGGCAATGCGGAGGAACGGATTCGGACAATTATGGAAGAACGCAAAGATGCATATCGGTTTGCACATTACACAGTGGATACAACCGCGCTGTCTGCGGCTGAAGTGACTCATTTAATTTTAGCGCATTACCGCGTCTAA
- a CDS encoding rhodanese-like domain-containing protein: MTQIAEIQTSELRRRLQAGEKLQMIDVREDEEVAQGMIDGAKHIPLGQIPDRLSEIDKSGEIILICRSGYRSERACEYLQQLGYDGCTNMVGGMLQWQQEN; this comes from the coding sequence ATGACACAAATAGCTGAAATTCAAACATCCGAGCTTCGCCGCCGTTTACAGGCAGGGGAGAAGCTGCAGATGATAGACGTCCGCGAAGACGAAGAAGTCGCGCAGGGCATGATCGATGGTGCCAAACACATTCCGCTGGGACAGATTCCAGATCGTTTATCCGAGATTGACAAATCAGGCGAAATCATTCTGATTTGCCGCAGCGGTTACCGCAGTGAACGAGCTTGTGAATATCTGCAGCAGCTTGGATACGACGGCTGTACGAATATGGTCGGCGGTATGCTGCAGTGGCAGCAGGAAAACTGA
- the aroA gene encoding 3-phosphoshikimate 1-carboxyvinyltransferase yields the protein MDVIVNPTPNLSGEIGALSSKNYTTRYLLAAALAEGTSTIHFPAHSEDSDAMRRCIRDLGAVLEEDDSKIVIQGFGSRPRDVRELNVGNAGAVLRFLMGVTALCPDVTFVNTYPDSLGKRPHDDLIDALGQMGVQVEHQQGRLPITIKGGQAKGGHIRVSGSVSSQYLSALLFVTPMLAEDSTIEVLNDLKSKVVIGQTLEVLEQAGIVIHASDDYMSFRVPGGQAYKPTTYTVQGDYPGSAAVLAAAAVTQSDVKILRLMEQSKQGERAIVDVLRMMEVPLTHENDVVHVRGNGRLKAVEFDGDAATDAVLAMVAAAVFAEGTSRFYNVENLRYKECDRITDYLNELRKAGANVEERQAEIIVHGRPEGVEGGVEINAHYDHRVIMALTVVGLRAKQPLRIRDAHHVAKSYPQYFDHLQALGASVQWVKE from the coding sequence ATGGACGTTATTGTTAACCCTACCCCTAATCTGAGCGGAGAAATTGGAGCTTTGTCTTCCAAAAACTATACGACTCGTTACCTGCTTGCTGCTGCGCTGGCGGAGGGAACCAGTACCATTCATTTTCCGGCTCACAGTGAGGACAGTGATGCGATGCGCAGATGCATTCGTGATCTGGGCGCTGTGCTGGAGGAGGATGACAGCAAAATTGTAATCCAAGGTTTTGGCAGCCGTCCTCGGGATGTGCGCGAATTAAACGTTGGCAATGCTGGCGCCGTACTTCGATTCCTGATGGGCGTTACTGCGCTTTGCCCGGATGTTACGTTCGTGAATACGTACCCCGATTCTCTCGGTAAACGACCGCATGACGATCTGATTGATGCACTTGGCCAAATGGGCGTACAGGTAGAGCATCAGCAGGGGCGCCTGCCGATCACGATTAAGGGCGGCCAAGCCAAAGGCGGGCATATCCGTGTGTCGGGCTCGGTAAGCTCTCAATATTTGAGCGCACTGCTGTTTGTGACCCCTATGCTTGCTGAAGACAGCACAATCGAGGTGCTCAACGATCTGAAATCAAAAGTAGTCATCGGACAGACTCTTGAGGTGCTTGAACAAGCGGGTATTGTCATTCACGCAAGTGACGACTACATGTCATTCCGTGTACCTGGCGGACAAGCTTACAAACCCACAACGTACACCGTTCAAGGGGATTACCCAGGTTCGGCTGCTGTACTTGCTGCCGCAGCGGTCACACAGTCTGATGTGAAAATTCTCCGATTGATGGAGCAGAGCAAACAGGGGGAGCGTGCCATCGTTGACGTACTTCGTATGATGGAAGTGCCGCTCACTCATGAGAATGATGTTGTTCACGTCCGGGGAAACGGCAGATTAAAGGCAGTTGAATTCGACGGAGATGCGGCTACTGACGCTGTATTGGCCATGGTAGCAGCGGCTGTATTTGCGGAAGGCACGTCACGGTTTTATAATGTAGAGAACCTGCGCTACAAGGAATGTGACCGGATAACGGATTATTTGAATGAACTGCGGAAGGCAGGAGCGAACGTCGAGGAACGTCAGGCCGAGATTATCGTACACGGGCGTCCGGAAGGTGTTGAGGGCGGCGTTGAGATTAATGCTCACTATGACCATCGTGTCATTATGGCGCTTACTGTCGTGGGTCTGCGTGCCAAACAACCGCTTCGTATCCGGGATGCACACCATGTAGCGAAGTCATATCCGCAATATTTTGATCATTTGCAGGCGCTTGGCGCCTCGGTTCAGTGGGTAAAAGAGTAA
- a CDS encoding CoA-binding protein, protein MEFNNPTREEIGHILRNAGSIAVVGLSDKSDRTSYMVAEAMQSRGYRIIPVNPQAQGEILGEKVYASLADIPEPVDIVNVFRREEFCAEVAREAAAIKANVLWLQLGIHNDEAVQIAAENGMTAVTNRCIKVEDSIVLRGAGRG, encoded by the coding sequence ATGGAATTTAACAACCCTACTCGCGAAGAAATTGGACACATTTTGCGCAATGCAGGCAGCATTGCTGTTGTTGGCTTATCAGACAAATCAGATCGTACCTCGTATATGGTTGCTGAGGCGATGCAGAGCAGGGGCTACCGCATTATCCCTGTTAATCCGCAGGCACAGGGGGAGATTCTTGGCGAGAAGGTGTATGCCTCACTCGCAGATATCCCGGAGCCGGTTGACATTGTTAATGTGTTTCGGCGTGAAGAGTTCTGTGCCGAAGTTGCTCGTGAAGCTGCAGCGATCAAGGCGAATGTGCTATGGCTCCAGCTGGGCATTCACAACGATGAGGCTGTTCAGATTGCCGCTGAGAACGGTATGACGGCGGTAACCAATCGCTGTATCAAAGTAGAAGATTCCATCGTTCTACGCGGCGCTGGGCGCGGCTAA
- a CDS encoding glucose PTS transporter subunit IIA: MNWLGSLQQLGRAVMLPTMVLPAAAILLSVGSLPWNAWGLDIVGEVSTVAGHGIFYFLPYLFAVGVALGLSNQAGQAGLAALAGIVIYDQVTRNFGDGTVQPASLIGIILGALAGLTHNRFKSIKLPEILQFFGGSRFVLLIVGLCSALFSCFMLWIAPMLQLGLNAIATWEYSLGGFGLFIYGVLYRVLVAFGLHHLLNNVFWFQLGTYETPGGSIVQGDLPRFFAGDPTAGFFMAGLFPIMMFAIPAIAFAIIQEAREDLKPKIRKTFLTSALVCFLTGVSEQIEFAFLFAAPYLFIVHAVMSGVAMWLSYWLDIRHGFSYSAGVIDYILNFHLSENAWKLIPIGILYGLVYYFLFRWAIRTFKIPTPGREEGSMLEDWVGNIPYQAPLVLEALGGKSNIVQVEACITRLRLTVHDDRLIDTGAMKNLGSAGLIKLGGGNVQVVFGTYSELIREEIAKLLERDLQQVLFAAPVQGKMLPIEEVPDQIFAAKLVGDGVAFVPERGELVSPVFGTIMHLYPTMHALGISTREGLEVLLHIGIDTSQLKGHFEAFVQEGDTVEPGQLLIKFDLAVLREQAASLTTPMVITNPDRVKSWSFAPFKQVKKGQASVMSVVLYDRNVGGVE, encoded by the coding sequence ATGAATTGGCTCGGATCCTTGCAGCAGCTCGGAAGAGCAGTTATGCTGCCTACAATGGTCCTTCCCGCTGCAGCTATTTTGCTCAGTGTGGGCAGTCTGCCCTGGAACGCTTGGGGATTGGATATCGTTGGTGAAGTGTCTACCGTGGCCGGACACGGTATTTTTTATTTTTTGCCGTATTTGTTCGCAGTCGGCGTGGCGCTCGGACTCTCCAACCAGGCCGGGCAAGCAGGACTTGCAGCACTGGCTGGTATTGTCATCTATGATCAGGTTACCCGGAATTTCGGAGATGGTACGGTGCAGCCTGCTTCACTGATTGGAATTATACTCGGTGCATTAGCCGGTTTAACGCATAATCGGTTTAAAAGCATTAAACTGCCTGAAATCCTTCAGTTTTTCGGGGGCTCAAGGTTTGTTTTGTTAATTGTCGGGCTCTGTTCTGCCCTTTTTTCCTGTTTTATGTTATGGATAGCTCCCATGCTGCAGCTGGGACTGAACGCGATTGCGACATGGGAATACAGCCTAGGCGGTTTCGGGTTGTTTATCTATGGCGTGTTATACCGGGTACTGGTTGCCTTCGGACTTCACCATCTGCTCAATAATGTTTTCTGGTTCCAGTTGGGAACCTACGAAACGCCTGGCGGCAGCATCGTGCAGGGTGATTTGCCGCGATTTTTTGCAGGCGATCCGACTGCCGGATTTTTTATGGCTGGACTGTTCCCCATTATGATGTTTGCTATCCCTGCCATTGCCTTTGCGATTATTCAGGAGGCCAGGGAAGACCTGAAACCAAAGATCAGGAAAACGTTCCTGACCTCTGCGCTTGTCTGCTTCTTAACTGGCGTGTCCGAGCAGATTGAGTTTGCTTTTCTCTTCGCGGCGCCATATCTGTTTATTGTACATGCAGTGATGTCCGGGGTGGCCATGTGGCTCAGTTACTGGCTGGATATAAGGCACGGCTTTTCCTACTCGGCTGGCGTCATAGATTACATACTCAATTTTCATCTGTCTGAGAATGCTTGGAAGCTGATTCCGATTGGCATACTATATGGGCTGGTCTATTATTTCCTGTTCCGCTGGGCGATTCGCACGTTCAAGATACCAACACCGGGACGGGAAGAAGGATCGATGCTGGAAGATTGGGTTGGCAATATCCCGTACCAGGCTCCATTGGTGTTGGAAGCATTGGGCGGGAAAAGCAACATTGTGCAGGTTGAGGCATGTATTACACGCCTGCGCCTGACGGTTCACGATGATCGGCTGATTGATACAGGCGCAATGAAAAACCTGGGATCAGCCGGGTTGATCAAACTTGGCGGCGGAAACGTACAGGTGGTATTCGGTACTTATTCCGAGCTCATTCGGGAAGAAATTGCGAAACTGCTTGAACGTGATCTGCAGCAAGTGCTGTTTGCCGCACCCGTGCAGGGTAAGATGTTGCCGATTGAAGAGGTGCCGGATCAGATTTTTGCGGCCAAACTGGTTGGAGACGGCGTTGCTTTTGTACCGGAGCGGGGAGAACTGGTGTCGCCTGTCTTTGGAACGATTATGCATCTGTATCCAACCATGCACGCCCTGGGTATTTCCACACGGGAGGGGCTGGAGGTCCTGCTGCATATCGGGATCGACACTTCACAGCTGAAGGGACATTTTGAAGCATTTGTGCAGGAAGGGGACACGGTAGAACCTGGACAACTGCTCATCAAATTTGATCTGGCTGTACTGCGTGAACAGGCGGCATCACTCACGACTCCAATGGTTATTACGAACCCGGATCGTGTGAAATCATGGAGTTTTGCTCCATTCAAGCAAGTGAAGAAAGGTCAGGCATCCGTCATGTCCGTGGTGCTCTATGACAGGAACGTTGGAGGGGTAGAATGA
- the ptsP gene encoding phosphoenolpyruvate--protein phosphotransferase yields the protein MKIQGINGAAGIAIGKAFVLPSWEWDLPDQKMDSVDLAQEFERLYEGIRTSKDEIEYIKNEFKEVVGPEESSIFDAHLAILEDPVFMNEIRGIIERQYKAAEVAVKEAIDHFVTMFDLLEDEYMKERAIDIKDVGNRLLKHLLGAPEITLPSDTQPYILVAKELSPSQLAHLNPSYVLGIVTLIGGKTSHSAIMARALGIPLVSGLEASLGMPVETGDMLVVDGDNGLVFTEPDRKTIERYTMLRSKELKKKEQLQVLATVDAVTKDGAVLQLASNISSVKELDLALKHGAKGVGLFRTEFLYMDRAAFPGEQEQYEVYRLVAEKTAGQSVVIRTLDIGGDKQLDYFELPEEDNPFLGYRAIRISLDRKDLFKTQLTAILRASAAGNVKIMYPMISSVEELQQANEVLREAMADLDERGLAYDRNIQVGIMIEVPAAVMIADLLAEEADFFSIGTNDLVQYVLAVDRMNEQIAHMYHPYHPAVLRMLRTTVDAAHTAGIDVSVCGEMAGDERSIPLWLELGIRHLSMSPQSLLRVKHRVLNTTAAEAKEEARKCFALRTSSDIEERLQIFNDASGSPDDHSGSNAS from the coding sequence ATGAAGATACAAGGCATCAATGGAGCTGCAGGCATCGCCATCGGCAAAGCATTTGTCCTGCCCAGCTGGGAATGGGACCTGCCCGATCAGAAGATGGATTCGGTGGATCTCGCCCAGGAATTCGAACGGCTGTACGAGGGGATACGGACATCGAAGGATGAGATTGAATATATCAAAAACGAGTTCAAGGAAGTTGTGGGTCCAGAGGAATCCAGCATCTTTGATGCTCATCTGGCCATCCTCGAAGATCCGGTTTTCATGAACGAAATTCGCGGTATTATCGAACGTCAGTACAAAGCGGCAGAGGTTGCGGTAAAAGAAGCGATAGACCATTTTGTCACCATGTTTGACCTGCTGGAGGACGAATATATGAAGGAACGGGCGATCGACATCAAGGATGTCGGCAACCGCCTGCTTAAACATCTGCTGGGTGCCCCGGAGATTACGCTGCCTTCAGATACGCAGCCTTATATTCTCGTTGCCAAAGAACTTTCGCCATCGCAGCTGGCCCATCTCAATCCAAGCTATGTTCTGGGGATTGTAACCCTGATTGGCGGTAAGACGTCTCACTCGGCTATTATGGCGCGTGCACTCGGCATTCCTCTCGTTTCTGGACTTGAAGCGAGTCTTGGCATGCCGGTAGAGACGGGAGACATGCTGGTAGTGGATGGCGATAACGGTCTGGTATTTACGGAGCCGGACCGCAAAACCATTGAACGATACACTATGCTGCGCAGTAAGGAGCTGAAGAAAAAAGAACAGCTGCAGGTCCTTGCCACCGTGGATGCAGTGACCAAAGATGGGGCAGTGCTGCAGCTCGCTTCCAACATCAGTTCCGTGAAGGAACTGGATTTGGCGTTGAAGCACGGAGCCAAAGGAGTAGGCTTGTTCCGAACCGAATTCCTCTATATGGACCGTGCTGCATTCCCCGGAGAACAGGAGCAGTATGAGGTATACCGGCTGGTGGCAGAGAAAACAGCAGGGCAGTCCGTTGTCATTCGTACTCTTGATATTGGGGGCGACAAACAGCTTGATTATTTCGAATTGCCTGAGGAAGACAATCCGTTTCTGGGGTATCGTGCCATTCGAATCAGTCTAGACCGCAAAGATCTGTTCAAAACACAGCTGACTGCCATCCTGCGCGCAAGCGCGGCAGGTAATGTGAAAATTATGTATCCGATGATTTCATCGGTCGAAGAGCTTCAGCAGGCTAATGAGGTCCTTCGGGAAGCGATGGCTGATCTCGATGAGCGCGGCTTGGCCTATGATCGCAATATTCAGGTGGGCATCATGATTGAGGTTCCTGCAGCTGTGATGATTGCAGACCTGCTTGCGGAAGAAGCTGACTTTTTCAGTATCGGGACGAATGATCTGGTCCAATATGTACTGGCTGTAGACCGTATGAATGAACAGATTGCCCATATGTATCATCCGTATCATCCGGCGGTGCTGCGGATGCTGCGGACGACTGTAGACGCTGCACATACGGCAGGCATTGACGTCAGTGTCTGTGGCGAGATGGCGGGGGACGAGCGTTCCATACCATTATGGCTTGAACTGGGAATTCGTCACCTAAGCATGTCGCCTCAATCACTGCTGCGTGTGAAGCATCGGGTCTTGAATACAACTGCTGCGGAAGCTAAAGAGGAGGCCCGTAAATGCTTTGCTTTGAGAACGAGCAGCGATATCGAGGAGCGTTTGCAAATATTCAACGATGCAAGCGGCAGTCCTGACGATCACAGCGGCTCCAATGCATCTTGA